A genomic stretch from Desulfolutivibrio sulfodismutans DSM 3696 includes:
- a CDS encoding queuosine precursor transporter yields the protein MRHYKHLDAITALFVSVLLISNVASSKILDLGPFTFDGGTILFPLSYIFGDILTEVYGYSRSRRVIWMGFMATLVMAAVFMFVGALPPAADWPHQEAYDAILGLTPRIVLASLAAYFCGEFVNSYVLAKLKVKTEGRFLWMRTIGSTLFGQVVDTVVFVAVAFTGVLPLELVGTLIFSNFVFKTLVEIAFTPATYAIVGFLKRSENEDYYDRHTDFNPFRVGA from the coding sequence ATGCGACACTACAAGCACCTGGACGCCATCACCGCCCTTTTCGTCAGCGTCCTTCTCATCTCCAACGTGGCCTCCTCCAAGATCCTGGACCTGGGGCCCTTCACCTTCGACGGCGGCACCATCCTTTTCCCTTTAAGCTACATCTTCGGCGACATCCTCACCGAGGTCTACGGCTATTCCCGCTCCCGCCGGGTGATCTGGATGGGCTTTATGGCCACGCTGGTCATGGCCGCCGTGTTCATGTTCGTGGGCGCGCTGCCCCCGGCTGCGGACTGGCCCCACCAGGAGGCCTACGACGCCATTTTGGGGCTCACCCCGCGTATCGTCCTGGCCAGCCTGGCCGCCTATTTTTGCGGCGAATTCGTCAATTCCTACGTCCTGGCCAAACTCAAGGTCAAAACCGAGGGCCGCTTCCTGTGGATGCGCACCATCGGCTCCACGCTTTTCGGCCAGGTGGTGGATACGGTGGTCTTCGTGGCCGTGGCCTTCACGGGCGTGTTGCCGCTGGAACTCGTGGGCACGCTCATCTTCTCCAACTTCGTGTTCAAGACCCTGGTGGAGATCGCCTTCACCCCGGCCACCTACGCCATCGTGGGCTTCCTCAAGCGTTCCGAGAACGAAGACTACTACGACCGCCACACGGACTTCAATCCCTTCCGCGTGGGGGCCTAG